One region of Erwinia tracheiphila genomic DNA includes:
- the tssC gene encoding type VI secretion system contractile sheath large subunit — protein sequence MSINVESNKQTVAATTTYSDFNSLLNKEFKPKSDQAKTAVENAVKTLAEQALANSVTVAEDAYKNIARFIAEIDRKLSEQINLILHHPEFQALESAWRGLHYLVNNTETDEKLKLRFMDISKDDLRRNMKRYKGIAWDQSPLFKQIYEEEYGQLGGEPYGCLVADYFFDHTAPDVDLLSSIGKVAASAHVPFITGASPSVLQMDSWQELANPRDLTKIFTQNLEYAAWNSLRQSEDSRYIGLAMPRFLARLPYGIRTNPVEHFNFEETTDGADHSKYVWSNAAYAMAVNINRSFKHYGWCTLIRGVESGGVVEGLPCHTFPTDDGGIDMKCPTEIAISDRREAELAKNGFIPLIHRKNTDYAAFIGAQSLQKPAEYHDPDATANANLSARLPYMFACSRFAHYLKCIVRDKIGTFKERDEMQRWLNNWVMNYVDGDPANSSFETKARRPLAAAEVVVEEVEGNPGYYQAKFFLRPHFQLEGLTVSLRMVAKLPSLKGVA from the coding sequence ATGTCTATTAATGTAGAAAGTAATAAGCAGACTGTGGCCGCAACTACGACGTACAGTGATTTTAATTCTTTATTAAATAAAGAGTTTAAGCCTAAATCAGATCAGGCCAAGACTGCTGTAGAAAATGCAGTAAAAACATTAGCAGAGCAGGCGCTGGCTAATTCTGTTACTGTTGCCGAAGATGCGTATAAAAATATCGCAAGGTTTATCGCTGAAATCGATCGGAAACTATCAGAACAGATTAATTTGATTTTACATCACCCTGAGTTTCAGGCGCTAGAGAGTGCATGGCGCGGCCTGCATTATCTGGTAAATAATACTGAAACAGATGAAAAGCTTAAATTGCGCTTTATGGACATCTCTAAGGATGACCTGAGACGTAACATGAAACGCTACAAAGGTATCGCCTGGGATCAAAGTCCTTTGTTTAAGCAAATATACGAAGAAGAATATGGCCAGCTTGGCGGTGAACCCTATGGTTGTCTGGTAGCTGATTACTTTTTTGACCATACAGCGCCGGACGTGGATTTATTGTCGTCAATCGGAAAAGTTGCCGCATCGGCACACGTTCCTTTCATCACTGGTGCCTCACCTTCTGTGCTGCAAATGGATTCGTGGCAGGAGCTGGCTAATCCACGTGATCTGACTAAGATTTTCACTCAAAATCTGGAATATGCTGCCTGGAATTCCTTGCGTCAGTCAGAGGACTCTCGTTACATTGGTCTGGCAATGCCACGTTTTCTGGCCCGTTTGCCCTATGGTATTCGCACTAATCCTGTTGAACATTTTAACTTTGAAGAAACCACCGATGGTGCCGACCATAGCAAATATGTCTGGTCAAATGCAGCCTATGCGATGGCGGTGAACATTAATCGTTCATTTAAACATTACGGCTGGTGCACCTTGATTCGTGGCGTGGAAAGCGGCGGTGTGGTTGAAGGATTACCTTGCCATACTTTCCCGACGGATGACGGTGGCATCGATATGAAATGTCCGACAGAAATTGCTATTTCTGATCGTCGTGAAGCTGAATTGGCAAAGAATGGTTTTATTCCACTGATTCATCGTAAAAATACTGATTATGCAGCATTTATCGGTGCACAGTCTCTCCAAAAACCAGCCGAATATCACGATCCGGATGCAACAGCCAATGCAAATCTGTCAGCTCGCCTGCCCTATATGTTTGCCTGTTCTCGTTTTGCGCATTATCTGAAATGTATCGTGCGTGACAAGATTGGTACGTTTAAAGAGCGTGATGAAATGCAGCGCTGGTTAAACAACTGGGTAATGAATTATGTAGATGGTGACCCCGCTAACTCTTCTTTCGAAACAAAAGCACGCCGTCCTTTAGCCGCTGCTGAAGTAGTCGTTGAGGAAGTAGAAGGAAATCCGGGCTACTATCAGGCGAAATTCTTCCTGCGCCCACACTTCCAGTTGGAAGGGTTGACCGTGTCATTACGTATGGTTGCCAAGCTACCCTCATTAAAAGGCGTAGCGTAA
- a CDS encoding pentapeptide repeat-containing protein, translating into MAQAELARAELARAELARAELARAELARAELARAELAQAELARAELALAALALERAAGVMQDR; encoded by the coding sequence TTGGCTCAGGCGGAGTTGGCTCGGGCGGAGTTGGCTCGGGCGGAGTTGGCTCGGGCGGAGTTGGCTCGGGCGGAGTTGGCTCGGGCGGAGTTGGCTCGGGCGGAGTTGGCTCAGGCGGAGTTGGCTCGGGCGGAGTTGGCTTTGGCGGCTTTGGCTTTGGAAAGGGCGGCAGGGGTAATGCAAGACCGATAA
- the tssM gene encoding type VI secretion system membrane subunit TssM, with protein MFYLNRLFSRRFTKALMVITFFALLIAAIWFIGPFLGFGETRPLESIESRVIFILIALLCLVALWFNAPFFLIVVATVCGIVWVIGPYIFIGDGYPLADMMARLIVIGAIFFLAIIYGVWKLLLALRNNPKLLDTFFSSKEHKPEEQVHEINAVIRDAVDYIKKTNKNAPLIRRLFQPKKSLNDLPWYMVIGAKGAGKTSAILNSGQSFPRPEQLSRVCKENASTENCECWFANQALFIDTAGKYIDEAHGELSEWKGLLKSIRKYRPVKALNGVIVTVSVSDIMGRNKAELYDISSKIRSCLDDTRKSLGVHFPVYVLVTKLDQLHGFAEYFRILTEQEREQIWGVTFPYGDNMKTAVAELRTLVESELSLLENRIERNMTMRQQEEYENGDRKKMYALPQDFRLLNQAVIEILQNIFFVSRYDESQSHTSMRGVYFSSSHQPQNSVMINNCTLIQKWRNFITNQSREHLAWSASVQKDTEFLIKDISYGRQYFLRELFSEVIVKDATLVRHNLRVVSKYRFQNFFGHCLCLMVGALLLNGFYESYHNNGAYLDAIDIKVGKLENNVQSFLKTTNQTMLPVLLNLAQYLPEFSNLNIQEPDLDYRYGLYVGKEMDRNADGLYHFFLRKLLFPMIESDSHNALRTAVDDAQPAEVYNKLKLYLMISGQGQFNLDYVITHVTDAWDSSGKIQPYQERSLFMAHLRNLFSQPSWREYGEEVDKTLLTDARELLNRNPHSVRLYERVKSAMQADAPDNLTLNKITDEQAGQIFTSTDSTMLEKGVPGLFTYNGYHQIFKKKLSSVLKKLDDEDRWIMGNTASAASLKMLRADPTAGIVDPTKDTLTRLYLQEYTQTWQKFLQSIRLRSDGLDNQSMGLSFDIYMMRKLVSSNSPLINLAKVAVKETTLAAEQLENLLKGQNIIANNQLIDAASKVNLALAAQEKIILRRGVDDYFASLREFVGGEADAVGRSASGTRLATIIDVLNEQYTQLVISDSAIQQGNLPEVSDIGQRLSAESAVWPDPFKYIIAPLLTGAYKRVNYQVVSNANKTIAASLGEVCRTTLQGRYPFVDTTEEVSLRDFEQFFAVGGIVDDYFMKNLADKVDTSTRPWRYERNVDVSSSEGLGIFELTQQIQKAFFQNGNNKLAVNYTVAIPYMSPTVSQLTLNFDGNIMTYAHGPVMPKSFNWPGKRSESIVSMSLKPRITLEDNGVTKKGPWALMRWLDTVEDIETSDTGQPVLIFDMNNRQVKVEVTGLTYKNELIIDLLKNFNCP; from the coding sequence ATGTTTTATTTGAATAGACTTTTCTCACGGCGTTTCACTAAAGCGTTGATGGTCATTACTTTCTTCGCACTTCTTATTGCTGCAATCTGGTTTATTGGGCCTTTTCTTGGCTTTGGCGAAACGCGTCCTCTTGAAAGCATAGAGTCTCGCGTTATCTTTATACTGATTGCGTTACTCTGCCTGGTGGCACTTTGGTTTAATGCGCCATTTTTTCTTATCGTGGTTGCTACGGTATGCGGAATTGTCTGGGTAATTGGCCCCTATATATTTATAGGGGATGGCTATCCATTGGCAGATATGATGGCCCGGTTAATTGTTATTGGTGCTATATTTTTCCTTGCAATTATATATGGTGTCTGGAAATTATTATTGGCGTTAAGGAATAACCCAAAGTTACTTGATACCTTCTTCAGCAGTAAAGAGCATAAGCCCGAAGAACAGGTACATGAAATCAATGCTGTAATACGTGATGCGGTCGATTATATAAAGAAAACTAACAAAAATGCTCCTCTTATCCGGCGTCTCTTCCAGCCAAAAAAATCACTCAACGATCTTCCATGGTACATGGTCATTGGAGCCAAAGGTGCAGGAAAAACATCAGCAATTTTGAACTCCGGGCAAAGTTTTCCCCGGCCAGAGCAGCTGAGTCGCGTATGTAAAGAGAATGCATCCACTGAGAATTGTGAATGCTGGTTCGCTAATCAGGCATTATTTATTGATACCGCTGGAAAATATATTGATGAAGCTCACGGTGAATTATCCGAATGGAAAGGGCTGTTAAAATCTATTAGAAAATATCGCCCGGTAAAAGCGCTTAATGGCGTCATCGTTACCGTTTCTGTCTCTGACATCATGGGGCGAAACAAAGCAGAACTTTACGATATTTCATCAAAAATTCGTTCATGCCTTGACGATACGCGTAAGTCGCTTGGGGTGCATTTTCCGGTGTACGTGCTGGTGACCAAGTTGGATCAGCTACATGGATTTGCCGAATATTTCCGTATTCTGACTGAACAGGAGCGGGAACAAATTTGGGGCGTCACGTTTCCCTATGGCGATAACATGAAAACTGCCGTGGCAGAATTACGGACGCTGGTCGAGTCTGAACTCTCCTTGCTTGAGAATCGTATCGAAAGGAATATGACGATGCGTCAGCAGGAAGAATATGAAAATGGCGACAGAAAGAAAATGTATGCCTTGCCCCAGGATTTCAGATTACTGAACCAGGCAGTGATTGAAATATTGCAAAACATATTTTTTGTCTCGCGCTATGATGAAAGTCAAAGCCACACGTCTATGCGTGGGGTTTATTTCAGTAGTAGCCATCAGCCACAAAATAGCGTGATGATAAATAACTGTACGCTGATTCAGAAATGGCGAAATTTTATCACCAATCAAAGCCGCGAGCATCTTGCATGGTCAGCTTCAGTTCAGAAAGATACCGAGTTTTTGATAAAAGATATTTCTTATGGACGTCAGTATTTTCTCCGCGAGCTTTTTTCTGAGGTCATTGTTAAAGATGCCACCCTTGTAAGGCATAATCTTCGCGTGGTATCGAAATATCGGTTCCAGAACTTCTTTGGTCATTGCTTGTGTCTTATGGTTGGCGCGCTGTTACTTAATGGTTTTTATGAGAGCTATCATAATAATGGCGCTTATCTGGATGCGATTGATATCAAAGTCGGCAAACTGGAAAATAATGTGCAATCATTCTTAAAAACGACAAATCAAACGATGTTGCCGGTTTTATTGAATCTCGCACAGTATTTGCCTGAGTTTAGTAACCTGAATATCCAGGAGCCGGATTTAGACTACCGTTATGGTCTTTATGTCGGCAAGGAAATGGATCGGAATGCTGATGGTTTATATCACTTCTTTCTCAGAAAATTACTCTTTCCAATGATTGAAAGTGATTCACATAATGCACTGAGAACGGCGGTTGACGATGCTCAACCGGCAGAGGTTTATAACAAACTCAAGCTTTATCTGATGATTTCAGGTCAGGGACAATTCAATCTGGATTATGTGATCACCCATGTTACCGATGCCTGGGACAGTAGCGGAAAAATACAGCCCTATCAGGAAAGAAGTTTGTTTATGGCTCACCTGAGAAATCTGTTTAGCCAGCCATCCTGGCGAGAATATGGCGAAGAGGTAGATAAAACGCTGCTTACCGATGCCCGGGAATTACTCAATCGTAACCCCCACAGTGTGCGTTTATATGAACGAGTAAAATCGGCAATGCAGGCTGATGCGCCTGATAATCTTACGTTAAATAAAATAACTGATGAGCAGGCTGGGCAGATTTTTACTTCAACTGATTCCACTATGTTGGAAAAAGGGGTGCCGGGTCTGTTTACTTATAATGGCTATCACCAGATTTTTAAAAAAAAACTGAGCAGTGTTTTAAAAAAACTTGATGATGAAGATCGATGGATAATGGGAAACACGGCATCTGCCGCATCCCTTAAAATGTTACGTGCAGATCCGACCGCGGGTATTGTGGACCCAACAAAAGACACGCTGACCAGGCTGTATCTCCAGGAGTACACCCAAACCTGGCAAAAATTTTTGCAGAGTATTCGACTGAGATCGGATGGGCTGGACAACCAAAGCATGGGACTTTCTTTTGATATCTACATGATGCGCAAGTTGGTTTCCAGTAATTCACCCTTGATTAATCTGGCTAAAGTGGCGGTCAAGGAGACAACACTGGCAGCAGAGCAGCTGGAAAATTTGCTTAAAGGCCAGAATATTATTGCCAATAATCAGTTAATTGATGCCGCGTCAAAAGTAAACCTGGCGCTGGCGGCGCAGGAAAAAATAATACTCAGGCGAGGTGTTGATGACTACTTCGCTTCGCTTCGCGAATTTGTAGGTGGAGAAGCAGACGCTGTCGGCAGATCGGCTTCAGGAACCCGATTGGCGACAATCATTGATGTGCTGAACGAGCAATATACGCAACTGGTTATCTCTGACAGTGCCATTCAACAGGGTAATTTACCTGAGGTTTCTGATATTGGCCAGCGTCTGAGTGCTGAGTCTGCGGTATGGCCGGATCCTTTTAAATATATTATCGCTCCTTTATTGACCGGTGCCTACAAGCGAGTCAATTATCAGGTTGTCAGTAATGCCAATAAGACCATTGCTGCGAGTCTTGGTGAAGTGTGCCGTACGACTTTGCAGGGACGATATCCTTTTGTGGACACTACAGAGGAAGTCAGTCTGCGTGATTTCGAGCAATTTTTTGCAGTAGGTGGCATTGTTGATGATTACTTTATGAAGAACCTGGCGGATAAGGTTGATACCTCAACCAGACCCTGGCGTTATGAAAGAAACGTTGATGTCTCATCGTCAGAAGGACTGGGAATTTTTGAACTGACGCAGCAAATTCAAAAAGCTTTTTTTCAGAATGGTAACAATAAACTGGCGGTCAACTATACGGTGGCAATACCTTATATGTCACCGACGGTTAGCCAGTTAACGCTAAACTTTGACGGTAACATAATGACTTATGCCCACGGGCCGGTGATGCCAAAATCGTTTAACTGGCCTGGAAAACGCTCTGAATCCATTGTCAGCATGAGTTTAAAACCTCGCATTACATTAGAAGACAATGGGGTGACAAAAAAAGGGCCTTGGGCGTTGATGCGCTGGCTGGACACCGTTGAGGATATTGAAACGTCAGACACAGGTCAGCCTGTTCTTATATTTGATATGAATAATCGCCAGGTAAAAGTAGAAGTCACTGGGTTGACTTATAAAAATGAGTTGATTATTGATCTACTAAAAAATTTCAATTGTCCATGA
- the tssK gene encoding type VI secretion system baseplate subunit TssK codes for MRTNKVVWSEGLFLRPQLFQQQERYLEYYAHKRAATITPFFWGYAHYDIDFEALSYGKLVLRSGRGVLPDGTPFDIPDHADLPEPLNISPDHLGKIIYLAVPLRLDNRDETIFDSGDYGSLARFSAFETELSDTNSICQGSKPVQLASLRLKLVAESEMTESWIGLPLARVKAIQPDGSVLLHVEDYIPPVTGYAANRLLTEWLTHLNGLVKMRAEMLAERLSSSDGKASSSAEVVDYLLLQIFNKYEPVLDHLRNIPELPPIMLYQELAKFSGELSTFIRTKTRRPKSAPGYDHARLYQSIRPLVEELHDLLNQILVRAGQLITLHAKGNGVWSASVLPGELRTFSNLVLAVNAQLPMDVLQQQFSAQTKISAPQQLHELVRSHLPGLVLQALPVPPRQIPYQSGYVYFDLLKSGPFWDKISGTGALALHVAGDFPELKMELWGVRN; via the coding sequence ATGAGAACAAATAAAGTCGTATGGAGTGAAGGCCTTTTTCTGCGACCTCAGCTCTTTCAGCAGCAGGAACGGTATTTAGAATATTATGCGCATAAACGCGCTGCGACGATAACCCCTTTTTTCTGGGGATATGCACATTATGATATAGATTTTGAGGCGCTATCTTACGGAAAACTCGTGTTACGTTCTGGAAGAGGTGTACTGCCCGATGGTACGCCGTTTGATATTCCAGACCATGCTGACCTTCCTGAGCCTCTAAATATCAGTCCGGATCATTTAGGGAAGATAATTTATCTGGCAGTGCCATTACGACTGGATAATAGAGATGAAACGATATTCGATTCCGGTGACTACGGCTCTCTCGCCCGCTTTTCTGCATTTGAAACAGAGTTAAGCGATACCAATTCAATTTGTCAGGGATCTAAACCCGTTCAGTTGGCCAGCCTGCGCCTGAAGCTGGTCGCTGAAAGTGAAATGACGGAGTCCTGGATAGGATTACCATTGGCCAGGGTCAAGGCGATTCAGCCTGATGGCAGTGTGCTACTCCATGTTGAAGATTATATTCCGCCGGTCACCGGTTACGCGGCTAATCGTCTGTTGACCGAATGGCTGACCCACCTTAATGGCCTGGTGAAGATGCGTGCGGAGATGCTGGCGGAGCGCTTATCAAGCAGTGATGGTAAAGCAAGCAGCAGCGCGGAAGTTGTTGATTATTTACTTTTGCAGATCTTCAACAAATATGAGCCCGTACTGGACCATCTAAGAAACATTCCTGAGCTTCCTCCCATTATGCTTTATCAGGAGCTGGCGAAGTTTTCCGGAGAATTATCAACGTTTATTCGTACTAAGACGCGCAGACCCAAAAGTGCACCAGGTTATGATCACGCAAGGCTCTATCAGTCAATTCGTCCACTGGTTGAAGAATTACATGACTTACTTAATCAGATTCTGGTCAGAGCGGGTCAGCTCATTACGCTGCACGCGAAAGGCAACGGCGTCTGGTCTGCTTCAGTCTTACCGGGCGAACTACGCACTTTCTCTAATCTGGTTCTTGCCGTAAATGCCCAACTGCCAATGGATGTTTTGCAACAGCAATTTTCTGCACAGACCAAAATCAGTGCACCACAGCAGTTGCATGAACTGGTCCGTTCTCACCTGCCTGGTCTGGTTCTACAGGCATTGCCTGTTCCGCCACGGCAAATCCCTTACCAGTCGGGATATGTCTATTTTGACCTACTTAAAAGCGGGCCTTTTTGGGATAAGATTTCTGGAACTGGTGCGTTGGCTCTTCATGTCGCGGGTGACTTTCCGGAACTGAAGATGGAGCTGTGGGGAGTCAGAAACTAA
- the tssJ gene encoding type VI secretion system lipoprotein TssJ, which produces MYHVKKININTKILIRYIMVCILSAFLAGCGFSLPEKQQSESGAIKVTLSAAKDINRNEKGEPSPLSVAIYSLKSLDNFENSDFFSINDNTNPALKDETAKVYEGILKPGETRKVSVSPDSDAIALGITAAYREIDKAGWSEVIPFEEKNKKKSWWRKIVPGEEITLSVKFNTLAIAIDKTD; this is translated from the coding sequence ATGTACCATGTAAAAAAAATAAACATAAATACCAAAATCCTTATTCGTTACATAATGGTTTGCATTCTCTCTGCCTTTTTGGCGGGATGTGGTTTTTCCTTGCCAGAGAAACAGCAGTCTGAGTCTGGTGCTATTAAAGTTACATTGAGCGCAGCAAAAGACATTAACCGTAATGAAAAGGGAGAGCCATCACCATTAAGTGTGGCTATTTACAGTTTAAAGTCACTGGATAATTTTGAGAACAGTGATTTCTTCTCAATTAATGATAATACTAATCCCGCTTTGAAAGATGAAACGGCGAAGGTTTATGAGGGAATACTAAAACCGGGCGAAACCAGGAAAGTCTCTGTTTCTCCAGATAGCGATGCCATCGCGCTTGGAATTACTGCAGCCTATCGGGAGATTGATAAAGCAGGCTGGAGTGAAGTTATTCCATTTGAAGAGAAAAATAAAAAAAAATCCTGGTGGCGAAAAATAGTACCGGGAGAAGAAATTACCTTAAGCGTGAAATTTAACACATTAGCAATCGCAATCGATAAAACGGACTGA
- the tssL gene encoding type VI secretion system protein TssL, long form codes for MSEAGQPGGTDFPDLTSAPEETLTSQALGKFLLDDQAGYDAPDNVAMANIDNVKTGNIGKNKNLLKSDGVQQRVLKVKAAENPLLEAVQPLLRVLSDMPGAMSSSEQPDVLKEILKNEINLFSVVCDEVEISWKKMAIVRYCICTALDEAALTTSWGAQWGWSQSNILNHFEGDNDGGNKFFLLVGRLSMNPHEYVDVLEILLRILGLGFEGRYSILEDGDRQLTKIRQRLLTIIQSTKDSMPAALSPHGQATRDKVKKERLIIPIRVTFLLTSVLVISTYIWCKYWLSRHEINLQQRIYAMQRINIIKQPAVSRLRLAILLKEEIKRELVSVDETQAQSKVVIRGDSIFLSGSEKVLPDMEPLLKRIAKEVHRVNGKVVIVGHTDSIPVRTKAFPDNKTLSEKRAAWVARYFIAEGIEPKKIISEGVGDTQPVSSNKDNQGRAQNRRVEFFVTY; via the coding sequence ATGAGCGAAGCAGGCCAGCCAGGGGGTACCGATTTTCCCGACCTGACGTCAGCACCCGAAGAAACGTTGACGTCGCAGGCACTGGGTAAGTTTTTGCTTGATGATCAGGCTGGTTATGACGCGCCTGATAATGTAGCAATGGCAAATATAGATAATGTCAAAACAGGAAATATTGGCAAAAATAAAAATTTATTGAAAAGTGATGGTGTTCAACAACGTGTATTAAAGGTTAAAGCAGCTGAAAATCCGTTATTAGAAGCGGTACAACCGTTATTACGTGTATTAAGTGATATGCCTGGGGCTATGTCGTCTTCAGAGCAGCCTGATGTGCTGAAAGAAATTCTCAAAAATGAAATTAATTTGTTTAGCGTGGTATGCGATGAGGTTGAAATCTCATGGAAGAAGATGGCTATAGTACGCTATTGCATATGTACGGCATTAGATGAAGCAGCATTAACTACCTCATGGGGTGCACAGTGGGGCTGGTCGCAAAGTAATATTCTTAACCATTTTGAAGGGGATAACGACGGCGGCAATAAATTCTTTCTGCTGGTAGGGCGTCTCTCGATGAATCCTCATGAATACGTTGATGTGCTCGAAATCTTATTACGTATTCTGGGATTGGGATTTGAAGGGCGTTACAGTATTCTTGAGGATGGTGACCGACAGCTGACCAAAATTCGTCAGCGTTTGCTGACAATTATTCAAAGTACAAAAGATTCGATGCCTGCGGCACTTTCACCCCATGGACAGGCCACTCGGGATAAAGTTAAAAAAGAGCGTTTGATTATACCCATTCGCGTAACGTTTTTACTTACCAGCGTTTTGGTGATATCAACCTATATCTGGTGTAAATACTGGCTGTCAAGACATGAGATTAATCTGCAGCAAAGAATATATGCCATGCAGCGGATAAACATCATTAAGCAACCAGCTGTTTCCAGATTAAGGCTTGCTATTCTGTTGAAAGAAGAAATAAAAAGAGAGCTGGTTAGCGTTGATGAAACTCAGGCTCAAAGTAAAGTTGTCATTCGCGGTGATTCAATTTTTCTGTCAGGATCGGAAAAGGTTCTTCCCGATATGGAGCCACTGCTAAAACGCATTGCCAAAGAGGTTCATCGCGTAAACGGCAAGGTAGTGATTGTTGGTCATACCGATTCGATACCCGTTAGAACAAAAGCATTTCCTGATAATAAAACGCTGTCTGAAAAACGTGCTGCCTGGGTTGCACGCTATTTCATTGCGGAAGGTATCGAACCGAAAAAAATCATATCTGAAGGTGTTGGGGATACTCAACCTGTCAGTAGTAACAAAGATAATCAGGGACGTGCGCAAAACAGGCGTGTGGAATTTTTTGTGACTTATTAA
- a CDS encoding Hcp family type VI secretion system effector, producing MAQDMFIKIDGIEGESLDASHKNEIEVLTWQWDVAQHSNMHSGSGGGSGKASVADFSFTHYTDKASPNLLSYCLTGKHIKNIAFVVRKAGGEALEYLTISFTDAIITRVDMAGSSDDETRPRELVKFSFTKVTQDYVMQNSEGSKSGVISASYDVKANQSS from the coding sequence ATGGCACAAGATATGTTTATTAAAATCGATGGTATCGAAGGTGAATCCCTTGATGCTTCACACAAAAATGAAATTGAAGTACTTACCTGGCAATGGGATGTAGCACAGCATTCTAATATGCATAGCGGTTCTGGCGGCGGCTCTGGTAAGGCATCCGTTGCGGATTTTAGCTTTACCCATTATACCGATAAAGCAAGCCCGAACCTTTTAAGTTACTGTCTGACCGGTAAACATATAAAAAATATCGCTTTCGTGGTTCGTAAAGCAGGCGGTGAAGCGTTGGAATATCTGACCATTTCGTTCACCGACGCCATCATTACTCGTGTTGATATGGCAGGATCTTCTGATGATGAAACACGTCCGCGTGAACTGGTGAAATTCTCCTTCACTAAAGTAACACAGGACTACGTCATGCAGAATTCTGAAGGCAGCAAGTCTGGTGTTATTTCAGCCAGTTATGATGTTAAAGCTAACCAGAGCAGCTAA
- a CDS encoding PAAR domain-containing protein yields the protein MSQSAARLGDATGHGGALVSGSGNVFINGLSAATVGLSIAPCALLHGAAPVACGSGTVFINGFPAARLGDITGCGAPIVSGSGDVFIGN from the coding sequence ATGTCACAGAGTGCTGCCAGATTAGGGGATGCAACAGGCCATGGAGGAGCACTGGTAAGTGGATCGGGTAACGTTTTTATCAATGGTCTGTCGGCGGCTACAGTAGGGTTAAGTATTGCCCCATGCGCCTTATTGCATGGGGCTGCACCCGTTGCCTGCGGCTCGGGAACGGTATTTATTAACGGTTTTCCCGCTGCAAGATTGGGGGATATCACCGGCTGTGGTGCGCCGATCGTGAGCGGTTCCGGCGATGTTTTTATTGGTAACTGA
- the tssB gene encoding type VI secretion system contractile sheath small subunit — MAAGKSSSQKFIARNRAPRVQIEYDVEIYGSEKKIELPFVMGVLADLSGKALEPLPPVADRKFLSIDIDNFDERMKAMKPRVAFAVANTLTGEGQLMVDMTFESINDFSPDEIAKKVDSLSQLLEARTQLANLQTYMDGKAGAESLVMKVLNDKALLKTLAAEPKPKNSTSNVPRKD, encoded by the coding sequence AAATCGGGCACCTCGTGTTCAGATAGAATACGATGTGGAAATTTATGGAAGTGAAAAGAAAATTGAACTTCCTTTTGTAATGGGAGTATTAGCGGATTTATCTGGTAAAGCTCTGGAACCATTACCCCCCGTTGCTGACCGAAAGTTCCTGAGCATCGATATTGATAATTTCGATGAGCGAATGAAGGCAATGAAGCCTCGTGTGGCTTTCGCGGTAGCCAATACGCTGACAGGTGAAGGGCAGCTGATGGTCGATATGACGTTTGAAAGCATCAATGATTTTTCGCCAGACGAAATTGCTAAAAAAGTTGATTCGCTTTCGCAGCTCCTGGAAGCCCGCACACAGCTCGCTAATTTGCAGACGTACATGGATGGAAAAGCGGGTGCCGAAAGTCTGGTGATGAAAGTTCTGAATGATAAGGCGCTGCTCAAAACGCTGGCTGCAGAACCTAAGCCAAAAAATTCAACCAGTAATGTCCCACGGAAAGATTGA